A window from Mixophyes fleayi isolate aMixFle1 chromosome 12, aMixFle1.hap1, whole genome shotgun sequence encodes these proteins:
- the LOC142109363 gene encoding B2 bradykinin receptor-like: MEEDLNTTLSMLGNSTKHPGDDCIDLQKFQWVFAYQPVYLWFIFVLGFIENLFVISVFLLHKNRCTVAEIYLGNMAAADLIFVTSLPFWAIYISNKFYWMFGSFLCVTVTFLTHLNLFSSNFFLMMISIDRYLAFVKTMSSGRMRRAGCAKVNCVIIWIIAIGVSLPKVVFHKALFLSSFNTTVCIIILPSNDWHIATNIIRNVVGFLIPVIVITFCTVQIIYVLRNNTMQQFKGGNNEKKAMRLVVSVLLVFIVSWLPFHIVTFIDTLDLYNVFTSCAVTGYNEILNQLSTYIGFSNSCINPLLYVMVGNHFRKKAREVYSPLLPRRHRPSL, encoded by the coding sequence ATGGAGGAAGATTTAAACACCACCCTCAGCATGCTGGGAAATTCCACCAAACATCCAGGTGACGACTGCATAGACCTTCAAAAGTTTCAATGGGTTTTTGCCTACCAACCAGTTTACTTGTGGTTCATTTTTGTCTTGGGCTTCATAGAAAACTTGTTCGTCATCTCTGTCTTTTTGTTGCATAAAAACCGTTGCACAGTGGCGGAGATCTACCTGGGGAACATGGCGGCTGCAGATCTGATTTTTGTCACTTCGTTGCCTTTCTGGGCTATTTATATTTCTAACAAATTCTACTGGATGTTTGGCAGCTTCCTCTGTGTTACAGTCACTTTCCTGACCCACCTAAACCTGTTCAGCAGCAACTTCTTCCTCATGATGATCAGCATTGACCGGTATTTGGCTTTCGTGAAGACCATGTCCTCTGGCAGAATGAGAAGAGCTGGATGTGCCAAGGTGAACTGTGTAATCATCTGGATAATTGCAATAGGAGTAAGTTTGCCCAAAGTCGTGTTCCATAAAGCGTTATTTCTCTCTAGCTTTAATACTACAGTCTGTATTATAATACTCCCCTCCAACGACTGGCATATTGCCACAAATATCATTAGGAACGTTGTTGGCTTCTTAATACCGGTCATTGTTATCACATTCTGCACTGTGCAGATTATATACGTTCTGAGGAATAACACAATGCAGCAATTCAAGGGAGGCAATAATGAAAAGAAAGCCATGCGGTTGGTCGTATCGGTGCTTTTGGTGTTTATAGTTTCCTGGCTGCCGTTCCATATTGTTACCTTCATTGATACACTGGATCTATACAACGTCTTCACCAGTTGTGCTGTAACAGGATACAATGAGATTCTTAACCAACTTTCTACTTACATTGGCTTTAGTAACAGCTGCATTAATCCCCTCCTGTACGTCATGGTTGGTAATCATTTTAGAAAGAAAGCCAGAGAGGTCTACAGCCCCCTTCTCCCTAGAAGACACAGACCATCCCTGTGA